From the genome of Gammaproteobacteria bacterium:
AGGCCGATACGCTTGAAGCGCTGGAACAAAGCATCAATGTTCAGCTGCGCAGCATCCGCTGGGGCTGGACCCAGATTCGGGATATTCATTCGAGTCTGGAGATCGTTCATGCCTGCGCGCCGATGCGGCAGGCGTTCGGCGATGCGGCGATGTCGTGGTCCGGTGGTGTCCTTGAAGGCTTGTACGCCGGCTGGTTGAAGCAGCTCGGCGCTGGAGATGAACTGCAGCTGCGTCAGGTCGGTCAGGCCGAAGGGCCGACCGATGCTTTACGTTTCCGGCTTGCACATCCAAGCCTTTTCGTCTGAGGTCGATACACCATGTCGGACCAGGGAAATGACGATATCAAGCAGTTATACGGACACCTGGGGCTCGATCCGCGAAGTTACCGCGAGATTCGTGACGACAAGGCGGAAAATCCCGAAGCAGGAAAGTCCGGAGATTGGTCGCTGCTGAGAGCGGTACGCTCACGTCTGGACCAAGGCGCGCCACCACCCCAGGCTCCGCCGGCAGCATCACCGACGCCGCCATCAGCCGATGCGCGCCCCGATCCGGCGCAGCAAGCGTCCTTCGTTCCGCAGGAACAGCAGGCTGCTCGTGTCGAGCCGACGTTGGCGCCAACGCCGGTTCCGGGCAGGGAATCTCTGGCGGCCAGCCTGTTGGCGAGCCTCAAGGCATATGAGGTGGACCGCTCCGCGCAGCGCGCGGCCAGTCCAGCAGCGGCCGCGCCGGAACCCAGGGGCGCCGAACACACGCGCAGTGAAGCCCCGCCCGCTCAAGCAGCGGCCGGGCCGGTGGCTTCGCAGCCACCGGCGGCCTCACCTGAAGACGGTCGTTCGATCGAGGTGTCATTGCGCTCGGCCATCTGGCCATCGGTGCCGCCAAGCAGTCCGACCCAGCCCGCGATGCGGGAGCCGCAGCCGCCGACCGCCGAGTCAGTACCTCCGCCGGCGTCCGAGCCGGAGCCCCAATTTTCGCCAACGTCGGCGCAGCCGCGGGCGTCCTCGTTGATGCGTGGCGTATCGGACGGTCTGGTTTCGACGTTCCGACGCCTGGAGGCTCCGCGTCCGCTGACCAATCCGGACTTGGCCAAGTTACGGCTGAACTACGGCGCCCGCAGCGAGGCACACGGCGTATCGCAGCCCAGGGATGCGAATCTGCGAGAAGTATTCGCCCGCCTGAAACGGGTCGGCGATGATCACTGACGCACCGGGTTCGCACGCGGTGGTGGATATGCCTCGAACGAGGGTCGATAGCGTGCGCGTGATCGCGGTGCTGTCGCCCAAAGGCGGCGTGGGCAAGACCACGGTCGCCGCGAACCTGGCGGCGGAGTTGGCGCAAGCCGGAAAGCGGGTTTACCTGGTGGATCTCGATTCACAGAACGCGGCGCGGCTGTGCTTTCGTACCGACTTCTGTGATCCGGTGGGCCACGCCCCAGGCTCCAGAAACGGTGCGGCATGGTCGGAGTGCTGTCGCGGCACTGATCGCGGTGTGATCTGTGTTCCGTTCGGGATTGTCGCTGAGAGTGAACGTGCCTACTACGAACGCATGGTTGCGTCCGACCGCCATTGGTTGAGCAGGGGGCTGGCCTCCCTGCACGCGCCGGACGACGCGATCTTCGTCATTGATACGCCACCGGGTGGCTCGGTGTTTCTGCCGCAGGTGCTGTCGAATGCCGGTGTGGTGCTCAGCGTATTGCTGGCCGACGCAGCCTCGTTCGCGACCCTGCCGACGATGGAGCGCTGGCTCGCCGACTTTCGTGATCGCGCCCCGGCACGGCAGCGTTCGTTCTATCTGGTCAACCGCATGGACGATTCGCGCCCTTTGCCGCGCGACGTCTACGCCGCCATGCGCGAACAATTGGGGTATCGAATGCTTGGCGGCGTGATTCATTTTGACGGTGCCGTGGAAGAGGCGCTCGCCTCACAATTGCCTGTGGCCGCCTACGACCCGCAGGCACGGGCGGCGCGGGACTTCCGCGAACTGGCTGCCTGGCTGATGTCCATCCTATGAATCGTGACCGGGCGAGGGGGGGGATCGTGAGGGAACGACTGAGTCAATGGCAGGCCACCGACTGGCTCGACAAACCCTGGGTGATGTGGCTGGCACTGGCCTTTATGTCGATCCC
Proteins encoded in this window:
- the yhjQ gene encoding cellulose synthase operon protein YhjQ → MITDAPGSHAVVDMPRTRVDSVRVIAVLSPKGGVGKTTVAANLAAELAQAGKRVYLVDLDSQNAARLCFRTDFCDPVGHAPGSRNGAAWSECCRGTDRGVICVPFGIVAESERAYYERMVASDRHWLSRGLASLHAPDDAIFVIDTPPGGSVFLPQVLSNAGVVLSVLLADAASFATLPTMERWLADFRDRAPARQRSFYLVNRMDDSRPLPRDVYAAMREQLGYRMLGGVIHFDGAVEEALASQLPVAAYDPQARAARDFRELAAWLMSIL